In one window of Chryseobacterium phocaeense DNA:
- a CDS encoding T9SS type A sorting domain-containing protein, with protein sequence MKKIFTILGIAALSTMNAQSFTATYDFEGTPPPTTGAVAGAGSSNIAAGNFTTTGYTQTGTGNRFAHSNAPTATNPDLSKYLQVTITPNAGVSLSVSSVTFRSQRSGTGPRFYVVRSNADSYAANLPASISPANAELEVVGTNEFHFVNDCSSCTGQNGNTLATAISNVTTPVTLRFYFYGAEASGGTFSVDDVIISGTATTGALGTSENFRTKLNLVKNTFVKSDEITFGADVKDVKVYNMMGQVVKSASVKENGTVNVSDLSKGNYIVTGTVNNEPVSQKILKD encoded by the coding sequence ATGAAAAAAATCTTTACTATTTTGGGGATAGCAGCGCTATCGACGATGAATGCACAAAGCTTTACGGCTACTTATGATTTTGAAGGGACACCTCCTCCAACAACAGGAGCTGTAGCAGGAGCCGGAAGTTCCAATATTGCTGCCGGAAACTTTACAACAACAGGATATACACAAACGGGAACGGGAAACAGATTTGCCCATAGCAATGCTCCTACAGCAACGAACCCTGACCTTTCAAAGTATTTACAGGTTACTATAACTCCTAATGCAGGTGTAAGCCTTTCCGTATCTTCTGTTACGTTCAGAAGCCAGAGATCAGGAACAGGACCTAGATTCTATGTGGTAAGATCAAATGCAGATTCTTATGCTGCTAACTTACCGGCATCAATCAGCCCGGCTAATGCAGAACTGGAAGTGGTAGGAACCAATGAATTTCATTTTGTAAATGACTGTTCAAGCTGTACAGGACAAAATGGAAATACTTTAGCGACGGCTATTTCCAATGTAACCACCCCTGTAACTCTAAGATTCTATTTTTACGGAGCTGAAGCTTCCGGAGGAACGTTCAGTGTTGATGATGTTATCATCAGCGGAACTGCTACAACAGGAGCATTAGGTACTTCTGAAAACTTCAGAACCAAACTGAACCTTGTAAAAAACACTTTCGTGAAAAGCGACGAGATTACTTTCGGTGCTGATGTGAAAGATGTTAAAGTATACAATATGATGGGACAGGTAGTGAAGTCTGCTTCTGTAAAAGAAAACGGTACGGTTAACGTTTCTGACCTTTCAAAAGGAAACTATATCGTGACAGGAACAGTAAACAACGAGCCTGTATCTCAGAAGATCCTGAAAGACTAA
- the dusB gene encoding tRNA dihydrouridine synthase DusB — MVKIGNIELPEFPLLLAPMEDVSDPPFRRLCKMHGADLMYSEFISSEGLIRDAMKSRKKLDIFDYERPVGIQIFGGDEEAMAMSARIVETVNPDLVDINFGCPVKKVVCKGAGAGVLKDIDLMVRLTKAVVSSTHLPVTVKTRLGWDSTSINIDEVAERLQETGIKALTIHARTRAQMYKGEADWEHISRIKQNPNIEIPIFGNGDIDSPEKALEYKQKYACDGIMIGRAAIGYPWIFNEIKHFFKTGEHLPEPVIADRLLAVRQHAEWSAEWKGEKLGLIEMRQHYSNYFRGVPHFKEFRKKFLEVFTLEEMDALIKETQQFYEEYMAQQA, encoded by the coding sequence ATGGTAAAAATAGGCAATATAGAACTGCCGGAATTTCCGCTTTTGCTGGCTCCGATGGAAGATGTAAGTGATCCTCCGTTCAGACGGCTGTGCAAGATGCATGGGGCAGATCTGATGTACTCAGAATTTATTTCGTCTGAGGGCTTGATCCGTGATGCAATGAAAAGCCGCAAGAAGCTGGATATTTTCGATTATGAAAGACCGGTAGGTATTCAAATCTTTGGCGGTGATGAGGAAGCAATGGCGATGTCCGCAAGAATTGTAGAGACGGTAAATCCGGATCTGGTGGATATTAATTTCGGATGTCCTGTAAAAAAAGTAGTATGTAAGGGAGCGGGAGCAGGAGTTCTTAAGGATATTGACCTTATGGTACGTCTTACGAAAGCGGTTGTAAGTTCTACCCATCTGCCAGTTACTGTAAAAACCCGTTTGGGATGGGACAGCACCAGCATCAATATTGATGAAGTTGCGGAACGTTTGCAGGAAACCGGCATTAAAGCACTCACCATACATGCAAGAACCCGTGCGCAAATGTACAAAGGGGAAGCAGACTGGGAACATATTTCAAGAATTAAACAGAATCCTAATATTGAGATCCCTATTTTCGGGAACGGAGATATCGATTCTCCTGAAAAAGCCCTTGAATACAAGCAGAAATATGCTTGCGACGGGATCATGATTGGCCGTGCAGCTATTGGATATCCATGGATTTTTAATGAGATCAAACATTTTTTCAAAACAGGAGAGCATCTGCCTGAACCTGTTATAGCAGACCGTTTACTGGCTGTCCGCCAGCATGCGGAATGGAGTGCAGAATGGAAAGGGGAAAAATTAGGACTTATTGAAATGAGACAGCATTACAGCAATTATTTCCGTGGTGTTCCTCATTTTAAAGAATTCCGGAAAAAATTCCTGGAAGTTTTTACTTTGGAAGAAATGGATGCCTTGATTAAAGAAACGCAGCAGTTTTACGAAGAATACATGGCACAACAGGCATAA